A single genomic interval of Eurosta solidaginis isolate ZX-2024a chromosome 3, ASM4086904v1, whole genome shotgun sequence harbors:
- the Zip48C gene encoding zinc transporter ZIP11, producing the protein MIAGYGPVMQALLGTLFTWALTAAGAACVIFLRGNQRKSLDAALGFAAGVMIAASFWSLLNPAIEMAENSHLYGVYSFMPVAGGFLLGAIFVYGCDRLMSYLGLNSTNMMISMTQSNKDKADIAIDDIRRNSENQNQGVLDRKVTRSMDSFSDCLSTQHGSAEPRRRKNHSTHEMEAQRVYTTTTQAAEQRDIENAVAQWKRIMLLVVAITVHNIPEGLAVGVSFGAIGSTESSTFEAARNLAIGIGIQNFPEGLAVSLPLHAAGFSVPRALWYGQLSGMVEPIFGILGAVAVTLANLILPYALSFAAGAMIYIVADDILPEAHASGNGTISTWGTVAGFLIMMCLEVTLS; encoded by the coding sequence ATGATTGCTGGCTATGGCCCAGTCATGCAAGCCCTTTTGGGCACACTTTTTACGTGGGCATTAACAGCTGCGGGTGCTGCTTGTGTTATATTTTTGCGCGGAAATCAACGCAAATCGCTCGACGCTGCTTTAGGTTTTGCTGCTGGTGTTATGATTGCTGCATCATTTTGGTCATTATTAAATCCAGCAATTGAAATGGCTGAAAATTCACATTTATATGGTGTTTATTCTTTTATGCCGGTAGCAGGTGGATTTCTATTGGGCGCCATTTTCGTTTATGGTTGTGATCGATTGATGTCATATCTTGGCTTGAATAGCACCAACATGATGATCTCAATGACACAAAGCAACAAAGATAAAGCAGATATAGCTATTGATGATATACGACGCAATAGTGAAAATCAAAATCAAGGTGTGCTCGATCGTAAAGTAACAAGGAGTATGGATAGCTTTTCAGATTGCTTAAGCACACAACATGGTAGCGCTGAACCACGAAGACGCAAGAACCATAGCACTCACGAAATGGAAGCACAACGTgtgtatacaacaacaacacaagcgGCAGAACAACGTGATATTGAAAATGCTGTAGCACAATGGAAACGTATTATGCTATTGGTAGTGGCGATTACAGTGCATAATATACCTGAGGGTCTCGCTGTGGGCGTAAGTTTTGGTGCTATAGGCAGCACGGAATCATCAACATTTGAGGCAGCGCGTAATCTTGCTATtggtattggtatacaaaatttcCCCGAAGGTTTAGCAGTTAGTTTGCCATTACATGCTGCTGGTTTTAGTGTGCCACGCGCTTTATGGTATGGCCAATTGTCTGGTATGGTGGAACCGATTTTTGGCATATTGGGTGCTGTGGCTGTGACATTAGCTAATCTTATATTACCATATGCATTGTCGTTTGCTGCAGGTGCTATGATTTATATTGTTGCTGACGATATATTACCGGAGGCGCATGCAAGTGGTAATGGTACGATATCAACATGGGGCACGGTAGCTGGTTTCCTTATAATGATGTGCCTTGAAGTGACTCTATCTTGA